Proteins encoded within one genomic window of Granulicella pectinivorans:
- a CDS encoding glycosyltransferase family 2 protein: MIGALWSFVGGVAAVVTLPGTIELLMLSIAALMPGEELPGGEGAWRVAVVVPAHDEEAVIASCIRSLMAATRTGFEVDVYVIADHCMDETAAMAEAAGARVIRREDPLERGKGHGLHDAFTRLGAEGYDCFLVVDADTVVAPDFLLKAAGALRGGAEAVQVRYTARQGEETVRTRLMDFALSAFNWVRPRGRERMGVSAGILGNGFGLRRETLEAVPYLAASLVEDLEYHLALVRAGKRVHFVEGGGVFGEMPVRGKGVKTQRARWEGGRLHIARIQAPKLFADVLRGQVTSLEPLLDLLLLPLAFHVVLLVVAATAHAKLVSTVGLTGLAVVLIHLGVTIAVRKRGWADVVTLAGAPFYIVWKLLLVPTLLRHASAKQEWVRTDRNATLVKDEDDEAR; this comes from the coding sequence ATGATCGGCGCGTTGTGGAGCTTCGTGGGGGGCGTGGCGGCCGTGGTGACGCTGCCGGGGACGATCGAGCTGCTGATGCTGAGTATCGCGGCGCTGATGCCGGGGGAGGAACTCCCGGGTGGTGAGGGTGCCTGGCGGGTCGCGGTGGTGGTTCCGGCGCATGACGAGGAGGCGGTGATCGCGTCGTGCATTCGCAGCCTGATGGCGGCGACGCGGACGGGGTTTGAGGTGGATGTGTACGTGATTGCCGACCACTGCATGGATGAGACGGCGGCGATGGCGGAGGCGGCGGGGGCCCGGGTGATTCGGCGGGAAGATCCGCTGGAGCGCGGTAAGGGGCATGGGCTGCATGATGCGTTTACCCGGCTGGGCGCCGAAGGGTATGACTGCTTTCTGGTGGTGGATGCGGATACGGTGGTCGCGCCGGACTTTCTGCTGAAGGCTGCCGGGGCTCTGCGGGGCGGGGCGGAGGCGGTGCAGGTGCGGTATACGGCTCGGCAGGGGGAAGAGACGGTGCGGACGCGGCTGATGGACTTTGCGCTGTCGGCGTTCAATTGGGTAAGGCCGCGGGGGCGGGAGCGGATGGGAGTTTCGGCCGGGATTCTGGGGAATGGGTTTGGGTTGCGCCGCGAGACGCTGGAGGCGGTGCCTTATCTGGCGGCTTCGCTCGTGGAGGATCTGGAGTATCACCTGGCGCTGGTGCGGGCTGGGAAGAGGGTTCACTTCGTCGAGGGTGGCGGGGTGTTTGGGGAGATGCCGGTTCGCGGTAAGGGCGTGAAGACGCAGAGGGCGCGGTGGGAGGGTGGGCGGCTGCATATCGCGAGGATCCAGGCCCCGAAGCTGTTTGCGGATGTGCTGCGCGGGCAGGTGACGTCGCTGGAGCCGCTGCTGGATCTACTGCTGTTGCCGCTGGCTTTCCATGTGGTGTTGCTGGTGGTGGCGGCCACGGCACATGCGAAGCTGGTGAGCACGGTGGGGCTGACCGGGCTGGCGGTGGTGCTGATTCATCTGGGTGTGACGATTGCGGTGCGCAAGCGCGGCTGGGCGGACGTGGTGACGCTTGCCGGAGCGCCGTTTTATATAGTCTGGAAGCT